AAAGTGTCATATATAGTTACAGAGGACAGTTTTCCGTTTCCCATTACATTCACTAATGATGACTGAGTGATAGAAGCTTTGTGGCTAtaggcaacaaaaaaaatctcacttcACTAAAATAGACATTTTTGCACCATTCAGACTTTCTGTGGAGTCTCTGTGTCAGAGAAAATGGGCAAGTTTTTCGTGAAAGAGGGGAAAACAACTGTAACATAATATCCCTATTGAAGCCTATACAATGATCTCACTCTGTGATAACAGACAATACCCTTCAACACCATCCTTTTATTCAGGGTGATACATCAAGGGAAGTAATTATAGTCACTACTGACAGATCGATGACTAATGCTGACAGGAGTACCTTAGTCTATAAAGCCCTGGTTTCCTTCTGCTGGGTTCTAACTTTTATAGCAGGCACAGCAACAAAGAGTCGTCCTTTGTGTTAAACATACAGCTTACTTTGTAGGTATTACAGAAATTCATTTCATGCAGCATTTGTATGTGCACATCTGAAGGTAAGCTGGCATAGTTCACTGTATCATACTATATCAGTGCTGTTAATGTATATCATGCTGCCTCTGTGGttaattgaaattaaatgaatccTTTACATTACCTAAGTGCTTTGCTGTGAATTTCAAAGCTGAGGTGTTGTACTAATTATTTTCACTCTCATTTTCAATCCAGTGCTGgtggggggggaaaaaaaacccaaagcaaaaacatttcaagGCCTTTGGAGGACGTCATCAACAATGTGGTTTGTGGCTCTTGCTATTTGTTTGGGAAATATCCTCATCAGAGGAGAAGCCAGCGATCAGCATTCAGAACCACTCCCTGTTACTGAACTCCTTGAAACGGCCTCCCCTGGCTTTTTAATActagaaaaacagaaatccaaCAGCTCAATCCATCCACCCCAAGTAGCCCCACACCCTCCCATGTGCTTGGAGTCTGCTGGAATCAGAGACGCCTTCAAATACGTCAATACCATGGTgtctctgcttgtgtttgtggttggaATCGTGGGGAATTCAGCCCtactgaaaataatttatataaacAAATGCATGAGAAGCGAACCCAACATCCTCATTGCGAGTCTTGCTTTGGGCGATCTAATCCACATTGTGATAGACATTCCAATCAACGCATACAGGGTGAGTTATTCACCTAATGGTGAGCAGTTACATTGTGTTGCAcctcactctgtttctctttaaTCTTAGCTTGAATTGattgtgggtgttttttttttgttttgttttgtttttttcatactaaaaatgtccttttgtttttgttttttcagctcaTGGCAGAAGATTGGCCATTCGGTTTAGTACTGTGCAAACTTGTCCCCTTTATACAGAAGACATCTGTTGGAATTACTGTGCTGAGCCTATGTGCTCTGAGTGTTGACAGGTAAAACAGTGTTTGCTGGCTAGTATCTGTATTTCATCAAGGAGTCAGATTTGTTTATAGTATTAGCCCTTGAAATACTCtttaactgcaaaaaaaaaaaaaaaaagtatcattGTTACagacaaaaagtcaaaacagtTTCCCACTGCTTTTTGCAGATACCGAGCTGTAGTATCCTGGAATCGAATCAAAGGCAGCGGGGTTTCAGCATGGACAGCAATCGAAATAACTCTGATATGGGTTATTTCTATCCTGCTGGCTGTGCCTGAAGTTGTCGGCTTTGATATGATAACAATGAACTATAAAGACAAGCATCTGAGAATATGTCTGCTTCATCCCGTGCAAACCACACAGTTCATGCAGGTAATGTAACAACAGGGATGAAGCAACAGGATGAAACGGCACAGATCAACATGTGTTTGATTTGACTGTATTTTCATAcacaacatacagtaatatTTATCACCATCTCAAATATTCTTTCTTGCATGCTTTAACATAGAAACCACTGATCATCGCGTCGTCTGCGGCTTTGACTGACTGTGGGCTTCTGTCATGTTTAATCAACAGTTTTATAAATCAGTGAAGGACTGGTGGCTCTTCGGCTTCTACTTTTGCATGCCGCTGGCTTGGACCCTCGTCTTCTACACACTCATGACCAGGAATATGCTGAGAAAGACTACATTAAGTGACCTCACCAAGCAGGTTATTCATTAACCTTCCACTTTTAAAGGCATTTCTTTTAAAGTGCTTAACCCCATTTTTATGTTCAACATAAACTTTAATATTGGTtataactttttcttttaaagagaCGAGAAGTCGCAAAAACTGTCTTCTGCTTGGTGATTGTGTTTGCACTGTGTTGGCTGCCGCTGTACCTCAGCAGAATCTTGAAATCAACCATATATGATGAAAAAGATCCTAAAAGGTGTCAACTACTGAGGTGCGCATTACACTCCccccatttttaaaaaaatctttttatctttttataatGTTAATTATCTGGTCTGTGCTCTTTTGTGTGATTTACTTAATTTCCATGCTCCTTTTTCCAGTGCCTTTCTTGTCCTGGACTACTTTGGCATTACAATGGCATCACTCAACTCCTGCATCAACCCTATTGCATTGTACATAGTCAGCAAAAGATTCAAGAAATGTTTTAAGGTAAGATATATGCATCATCCTCATATTTGTTTTCCCTGTGTACGGCGCTATTTGATTTCAGACTAAGCTGTTGGGGGTTGAAAACAATCTGATCCACGTTGGATGAGCTATCATGTGTCATCGCAGACATATGGAGTCATGTCTGTAAAATGGCCAGACTGGACCGAGGGATGACCTGAGGGGGTAATAAGTGAAAATGGTCTGGAAAAACactggcaggaaaaaaaaaaaaacacccacttGGCAGTGTACCAGACAGTCTGTCACTGAATCAGAGTGATGTGTtataaggaagaaaaaaaacatagcttCAAGGCAAATTTCAAGGGAAGAAATTTAAAAGCCTTTATTGTATTACAAACTCAAAAGAATATATCTAAAACATGCTTTGATTTCTTTTGGCTATCATCAGGTTTTTGCACAGCACCGCGCATAAAGATACTCCTCTTCTGCAATAATGGtctttgtaaaatatttatgtaCAAAATCATATACTCTTTGCTTTAAGATATCCTTTCTGCTGCGTTTAAAAGACAACTCAAAGCTTGCTTTCAAAGTGTCTCTGCACAGAGAAACAGTTTTCTTTCATGCCCTCTCTGAAttaatgaagtttttatacATTGGATCATTATTAATACAACATAAGCAAGACCTCCTTCTATTTCCATTATTCTATGAATACTCCACACATAAATAGAGTTTCTAATGAGCCTTTTTCTCCATTTGAAGCtgatgttaaatgtgtttttgcatcGCTGACCGAATGTCtcctgtatatatatgtgtgtgtgtgtgtgtgtgtgtgtgtgtgtgtgtgtgtgtgtgtgtgtgtgtgtgtgtgtgtgtgtgtgtgtgtgtgtgtgtgtgtggtctttcAGGCGTGTCTGGACTGTTGGTGTCTACCTCTTCAAGCTGTTACCCATGACGAAGTGCAGTCTGTTTCGAAATCCAGAATGCAGGATCAAgcctcagagcagagcagcaacatCAAAGCTCACAAGGAGACTTCCACACCTCTGCCTGAGCAGGAGAACACTTTACTGTGTTAACAAAACTCATGTGGAACTGTGAAAATACTTTGTAAGTTCTTCGGTATTtctttattaaatatatataggGCTATCAAAGAAGCTCCATCTGTAGCTTGGCAACCTTGATGTGCCGTCCTAATAATATAAACCTTACCTTATGAATAACATGCAGGCGCTGTCTTTTGTACTGCTGTCGTCAGTTCAACATCTGCTTTGGCGTGAGCAACCTGGAGTCAGAGTGTTCAGACTATTTGCCCCCAGGGTTTGACTCACTTCCAACCATTACATCAGATTTTACCTAGTACCTATCCTGTATCATGCATCACAGTTCTCAAATCACTGTTTTGGGCACAATGTTAACCTGGCACCCATCAACAGAAATCTTGTCACAGCTTACCgcctgcatatatatatatttatatatattattttgattCTGTTTCTGGATTCTGGAAAGACAACTGTGCCGCAGGAAATCAAGCAAATGGGAATTCAAAATTATTGCGGTGTCTTTTATGGGGTACGGTGTATTATTAGcacataaatgtgtgttttcatctctgtTAAGTTTCCCATACACAGCAGCCCAGGAGTTTATAGTGTTCCTTTCGTTCTTGAACCATGAGAAACATACCAAATTGGTGCCACAAGTAGATTCTGTCTCCGCCACTGAATGACTGATTGATGGTGGCCTATTTTTAATGCATTGTTAAATGTGTAATGCATGGAGACACTTTATAAAAGACCTGAGAGTGGGGAAGAAGGAAAACGAAGATGACAGAATGAggtcaggaggagagagggatgggaggaggaggaggagtggtgGTGGATTGGGGGGGGTAGAGATGAGCACCTGATAGGTCTTCTTGTCACAGGACAAGGCAAGCACAAATAGAGCGCTGTTCTTTCAGCTAATGCTGTATCAGTCGACAAAACTGTCTTGATGTTCTGTGCTGGAATGCCTATTAAAAGTTGGTCTTGACTAAGTAAAGAACGCAACTCTCCACTGTTTGTTGAGGTTCAGTAGTTCGTTTGAATAAAAGCGTGTGAATACTAGTGATGTTTGTGATGCTTTtacaggggagagagagggtgacagGCGTAATGAAAACAGAGCTTAATGATATTTACTAAAGCTAATTTAAAGTTTCCAGTGTGTATATTGCTCATTTTCAACTTTCATGTTATGGCTCTTTCCATTATGTTCAAGCACGTACAGTATGAAGACATATATGCAGAAAAAATGCCTTATTGAAACCTGTGTCAACTGAAACCCTTCACTTTTtgacactttgtttttcatttgaggAATAAGATTAAAATTACAGTGTaactttttaatgtgaaatataacTATGTATATGAAAATGGCAAATTTGCTTTATATCTTGAGTTTTTCATATCATTACAACTGTGCAAAGTGTTTGTTGCTCTAATAGCTCTTGGCACATCGAGTAGAGAGCACAAGGAAATGCTGGTtccacatcacatcacatcagacCAGCAGGCTGCCGTCTTCATGTACCTAATTGATTATCTTTGCCTTCCTTAACATGTAAACATTAGATGGAGTGAACGACAGCTAGGATCAGGTTTAGGTTTGTTATTATGACAGATTAAGGGGCGACAATCTGTATAATCCTTTTAAATTTTTGTGTGTACAATATATCACAGTCCTCAAAACTCATAAATCGTGTAACATTTTAAACGTCATCTTATTTTGAAGTTGTACTGTAAAGACAAATTTGAGTCATCCGactcaaaatgtgtttgtttgtgattaGAGATgccaaaaatatgtttcaagagaacagaaaaagtaaaatgcGTGCTTCTCAGCCCACACAGTCATATTGCCTGCTGTGCCACGCATTTGTGCACCTCTCAGTTCTGACATAAGAGAgacagtgtctctctgtgtctctgaagcTTTGACTGTTGGAAAGCCTACAACAGTGTTGGACAGGATACGGAACTTCAATTTGCTCATTTACTCTAAAGCCAGTTGCATTTATGGCAATTTAGATGGCTTTAATTTGTATAGTTAGCTGGCTGTATGGAAATCCAGGCTTTACATACTGCAGCAACACACTTCATCAGACACTTGTGTCAAATGCTAATTTGTGTCAAGCGCTGTCAAATGCTACAGTATCCTTTTGTTCATGTAAATGCCAGCAGAGAATCAACAAATGGTGCAGTACTATCATGTCCCCAGCACTAAAAGCTCACAACTGCCTGATGACATTGACACAATCATGCTCTGGTATCCAGAGAAGGGTGACGTCAGTGTCAACCTCAGCAAGAGAGCGGGTTTCTGAGACCTTCCCCGGTAATCTCTGTACACACAAGGCTCAGATAGGGCTCCCCACGGTGCTGCCCAGACTCCCCAGACTGTGGATTTAATTAAACAGtgtgaaattaattaatcagtggGGTGGCAGGTAAAAGGACTTCTCTCTGGAACTGCTCATGCAACCAAGACAAGCATTTCATGTGCGGCGACAGTTATTAATTTgctgtatgttttattatagtGTTTCTATATAGAGATGCTAAAATTCTGGGAGATTAAAAAGCTTGGCGTGCGAAAAAAGTCATGCAAATTATCAAAATAACAGCTCCCGAAAATCAAAGTGTAAACCTGTGTTTGATCTGTTctatcaattaattaaaaatttcaGTTCTGTATAATAATGTGGTGCAAATTAGATGGAAATGagataaaatattcatttagtTATCTGGGGAATCTGTCTGGAGGGCTTTTTAGTCTTCAGTCTGGCTCAAAATGCTGTCCATATGGCAATTATGTACAGTAGTGTTGCAGGAGGATTGGTCTGATGCCTACTGGCAGAGAGGAGCCTGCCTGTGACAAACTGCTGCTAGGATCTGATGTGAGTTGAGGGAGATAATGAGGCTGTTGTAAGCCTTAAGTATAGAGCCTGCCCCCGGGGTGGCATATCTAAGCACTCAGGCTCCCTCATTGTTGCATGTGCTGCTGaggattaaaaacacatttacttttttcttcataaaCTTTGTCAGtactttcctcttctctttggaCAACTTCTGCTTTCATGTGGCAAGCCTCTTGACATTGCTTTGTGGAGGagctgaatcttttttttttttttttaaacagtttgtaGATGTGAAGTCTTGATTTGATTCTGCTTTGAGCTATCTATAGCTCCCCACCACCAGAGGATGTATACCTTCTGGGGTACATCCTAGGATAACTGATGTTTTGACAAATATTTTGAAGggaaatctttttcttttttttttttaaaaacatctttttttttttcttcaaaatattgATCCCATTGGTATTGCTattcaaatttaatttccaCTGACGGGGTAAATAAACCGACGATGTGGGTGAGGTATGTTGTTGATTATGCAGTGTCCTCTCAGCCAGCGCATGCCTGCTGAGTTATAAAGATAACTGCCCACCTCTTGTGAGGAACTCTTGACATCCACCGCAGGCTGGTTGCCTCCACCACTGTCACATTTACAGTCTTAAGGAAAACAATGGTGCACATTCTAGCTCTGTGTCCAATTTATACCTACACCACACTACAGGTTTTCTATTTGAGTGTGGCAAGGACACCGTGCAACCAAGTGCAatacacagggaaaaaaaaaaaaatccctgcaGTGTGTGCAGATTAATTGAGTCACCCAGGAAAATTGCAGTGTGTAGTGTTTCATTACATAGAAAGTGTAATTCACTGAATGCAGGCAGGTCTACAGacaatatttacagttttaacTTGGTGAAATAAACAAGACAGAGATCTTTGTACAATATCAGCAGGCATTTAATTAATGGCCATTTGGGAGATTGCATACTAAATaggaggatgagagagggagagagagagagtgggagagagaaataaatagaGAGAGTGAGGCGGACGCTGCGGCCAATGGCAAAGAAACTTCAGAGAGAGACCTGCAAATGGCAGGCAGAGTCAGACTACTGGGCAGAGCTGCAAGTGGTCACTCAACCATGGGATTAAAAAGCATTTAAGCCATGTaccaagcccccccccccccttcccccgcTTTTTTTTCGTCCAGCCATGTTATTTCTGACCAttcaggagaaaagaaaagacaaatattctGTGCCTGGGTTGTTTTTGCCAGTGCAAAAGCAGCTGGGTTACAGGTTTTTCCCCAGCGCCAGCATGTATAAACATATTGCAGTGCTTTCTTGCAGAAAAACATAATGAGCTTGCCTAAAAGGGTTTCTGTGTTCTGGTTAAGGTGCAAAATGGACTGTCACTactgtttatttcattcatgtctGGATGTAATGGAAAACATGCAATCAAATGTAGGACACGTTTACTAGAGTGGTTCACTTCACACTTCTATTCACACTCCTAATGCCTCTTGGGCAACTACAGGCGAATTTATGACAAGCTATTGACGTATTTATAGGGAGCTCTAGTGAGTGCACGGGCTTGATTAGCTCAAATCCATGCCACCAAATAAATCACCAGCTACGGTATCCCAAATGTATTCTGCTAAAGTGTTTGTGCCAAGAGGATGTTGGTGAAAAAAGCTTTTGATTCAGCGGTCACCAGAGCACCACAGCGCCCTGCCTGCCTATGCTTGTTT
This genomic interval from Seriola aureovittata isolate HTS-2021-v1 ecotype China chromosome 11, ASM2101889v1, whole genome shotgun sequence contains the following:
- the LOC130177733 gene encoding endothelin receptor type B-like gives rise to the protein MWFVALAICLGNILIRGEASDQHSEPLPVTELLETASPGFLILEKQKSNSSIHPPQVAPHPPMCLESAGIRDAFKYVNTMVSLLVFVVGIVGNSALLKIIYINKCMRSEPNILIASLALGDLIHIVIDIPINAYRLMAEDWPFGLVLCKLVPFIQKTSVGITVLSLCALSVDRYRAVVSWNRIKGSGVSAWTAIEITLIWVISILLAVPEVVGFDMITMNYKDKHLRICLLHPVQTTQFMQFYKSVKDWWLFGFYFCMPLAWTLVFYTLMTRNMLRKTTLSDLTKQRREVAKTVFCLVIVFALCWLPLYLSRILKSTIYDEKDPKRCQLLSAFLVLDYFGITMASLNSCINPIALYIVSKRFKKCFKACLDCWCLPLQAVTHDEVQSVSKSRMQDQASEQSSNIKAHKETSTPLPEQENTLLC